Proteins from one Thiobacter sp. AK1 genomic window:
- a CDS encoding glutathione S-transferase — translation MKLIGSLTSPFVRKVRIVAMEKHIELEFVVDVPWTPDTKVPDANPLGKVPVLVMDDGTALYDSRVIAEYLDTVTPVSRLIPEGNRQRIAVKKWEALADGIADAAALIYLERTRRAPECQSHDWIVRQEQKVFRGLKTMSEELGEKKFCTGETMNLADIAVGCCLGYLDFRFPEIRWREAHLNLARLAEKLFAMEPFQVTVPVA, via the coding sequence ATGAAACTGATCGGCTCTCTCACCAGCCCCTTCGTGCGCAAGGTACGCATCGTGGCCATGGAAAAACACATCGAACTCGAGTTCGTAGTCGATGTGCCGTGGACACCGGATACCAAGGTGCCGGATGCCAACCCACTGGGCAAGGTGCCGGTCCTGGTGATGGACGATGGCACGGCTCTCTACGACTCGCGCGTCATCGCTGAGTACCTGGATACGGTGACACCGGTCTCGCGCCTGATTCCGGAGGGCAACCGACAACGCATCGCGGTCAAGAAGTGGGAGGCGCTTGCGGACGGCATTGCCGATGCCGCTGCGCTCATTTACCTCGAGCGCACCCGGCGCGCACCGGAATGCCAGAGCCATGACTGGATCGTGCGGCAGGAGCAGAAGGTGTTCCGCGGCCTAAAGACCATGTCCGAGGAACTGGGTGAGAAGAAATTCTGCACCGGCGAAACCATGAACCTTGCCGACATTGCCGTCGGCTGCTGCCTTGGCTATCTGGATTTCCGCTTCCCGGAGATCCGCTGGCGCGAGGCCCATCTCAACCTCGCTAGGCTCGCGGAAAAACTGTTCGCCATGGAGCCCTTCCAGGTGACGGTGCCCGTGGCTTGA
- a CDS encoding FKBP-type peptidyl-prolyl cis-trans isomerase, with protein sequence MSEPVVSKNKAVYITYSILTDGGEVYEQSDLPIGYVHGADSGLFEAVEEALAGAHVGDRREVTLTPEEAFGPHDPRLTYTDDIENVPPEYRRLGAEVEFENEKGESLTFRVTRMENGKLTIDANHPLAGKTVNFVVNVVAIRDATPEEIAQGRPFDGTPPTLH encoded by the coding sequence GTGTCCGAACCCGTGGTCAGCAAGAACAAGGCGGTGTACATCACCTATTCCATCCTCACCGATGGCGGCGAGGTCTATGAACAGTCCGATCTGCCCATCGGCTATGTACATGGTGCCGACAGCGGCCTGTTCGAGGCGGTGGAAGAGGCGCTGGCAGGCGCGCACGTCGGCGACCGGCGCGAGGTGACACTCACACCGGAGGAGGCCTTTGGCCCCCACGATCCGCGTCTGACCTACACCGACGACATCGAGAACGTTCCACCCGAATACCGTCGCCTCGGCGCCGAAGTGGAATTCGAGAACGAAAAAGGGGAGAGCCTCACCTTCCGTGTTACCCGCATGGAAAATGGCAAGCTCACCATCGATGCCAACCATCCTTTGGCGGGCAAGACCGTGAACTTCGTGGTGAACGTGGTGGCGATCCGCGATGCCACGCCTGAGGAAATCGCGCAGGGCCGCCCCTTCGACGGCACGCCGCCGACCCTGCACTGA
- the acnB gene encoding bifunctional aconitate hydratase 2/2-methylisocitrate dehydratase, with protein MLEAYRAHVAERAAQGLPPLPLNAEQVAALVELIKHPPTGEEDFLLDLLENRVPPGVDQAAYVKAAFLADVARGKAHTPLICRQHAVQILGTMLGGYNVAPLIELMDDATLAPDAVQALSHTILLFDAFHDVVDKFKAGNPHARALLESWAEAEWFTGRAPLPESIPCVVFKVPGETNTDDLSPAQEAWSRPDIPQHAKAMLINKMPDALAVIAELKKKGLPLAFVGDVVGTGSSRKSAINSVQWHMGQDIPHLPNKRTGGIVLGGKIAPIFFNTAEDSGALPIQCDVSRMAMGQVITIHPYRGEITDEAGQVIASFRLEPLTLPDEIRAAGRIPLIIGRGLTNKAREALGLRPSDVFIKPMAPKDTGKGFTLAQKIVGRACGVAGIRPGTYCEPKMTTVGSQDTTGAMTRDELKELACLGFSADLVMQSFCHTAAYPKPVDIKLQHELPEFISSRGGVSLKPGDGVIHSWLNRMLLPDTVGTGGDSHTRFPIGISFPAGSGLVAFAAAMGVMPLDMPESVLVRFKGTMQPGITLRDLVNAIPYAAIQQGVLTVGKQGKKNVFNGRILEIEGLPDLKVEQAFEFADASAERSANGCTVRLNKEPVIEFLNSNIVLLEHLIERGYQDARTLQRRIDAMRAWLDKPELLEPDADAEYAYVLEIDLDEIKEPLVACPNDPDDIKPLSAVAGDKIDEVFIGSCMTNIGHYRAAGRVLEDAGLIPPRLWIAPPTRMDEAQLREEGVYAIFGRVGARTEMPGCSLCMGNQARVADNATVFSTSTRNFDNRMGKGARVYLGSAELAAVCARLGRIPSVEEYLAVVQQKIAPLAENIYRYLNFHQMEQYLRPGKVIPLVQA; from the coding sequence ATGCTCGAAGCCTATCGTGCCCACGTCGCGGAGCGCGCGGCCCAGGGGCTGCCGCCGCTTCCCCTCAACGCCGAACAGGTCGCCGCCCTGGTGGAGCTGATCAAGCATCCCCCCACCGGCGAAGAGGATTTTCTCCTCGATCTATTGGAAAACCGCGTGCCGCCCGGCGTGGACCAGGCGGCTTACGTGAAGGCGGCTTTCCTCGCCGACGTGGCCCGGGGCAAGGCGCACACACCACTCATCTGCCGCCAGCATGCGGTGCAGATTCTGGGCACCATGTTGGGAGGCTACAACGTGGCCCCGCTCATCGAGCTCATGGATGACGCAACCCTGGCGCCGGATGCGGTGCAGGCCCTGTCCCACACCATTTTGCTGTTCGATGCCTTCCACGACGTGGTGGACAAGTTCAAGGCAGGCAATCCCCACGCGCGGGCGCTGCTGGAGTCGTGGGCCGAGGCGGAGTGGTTCACCGGCCGCGCGCCATTGCCCGAGTCCATCCCTTGTGTGGTGTTCAAGGTGCCGGGGGAAACCAATACTGACGATCTTTCTCCCGCCCAGGAGGCGTGGTCGCGTCCGGACATTCCCCAGCACGCCAAGGCGATGCTCATCAACAAGATGCCGGATGCGCTGGCGGTGATCGCTGAGCTCAAGAAGAAGGGGCTGCCCCTTGCTTTCGTGGGAGACGTGGTGGGCACCGGCTCCTCGCGCAAGTCGGCGATCAACTCTGTGCAGTGGCACATGGGGCAGGACATTCCCCATCTGCCCAACAAGCGCACCGGTGGCATCGTGCTGGGCGGCAAGATCGCGCCCATTTTCTTCAACACCGCCGAGGATTCTGGGGCCCTGCCCATCCAGTGCGATGTCAGCCGCATGGCGATGGGGCAGGTGATCACCATCCATCCTTACCGGGGGGAGATCACGGACGAGGCCGGGCAGGTCATCGCGAGCTTCCGTCTGGAACCGCTTACCCTACCCGATGAGATCCGCGCTGCTGGGCGCATCCCGCTCATCATCGGCCGGGGCCTGACCAACAAGGCACGCGAGGCACTGGGGCTTAGACCCTCCGATGTGTTCATCAAACCGATGGCACCGAAGGACACGGGGAAGGGCTTTACCCTCGCGCAGAAGATCGTAGGCCGCGCTTGTGGCGTGGCGGGTATCCGCCCCGGCACCTACTGCGAACCGAAGATGACTACCGTCGGCTCCCAGGACACCACTGGCGCCATGACCCGCGACGAGCTCAAGGAGCTTGCCTGCCTGGGCTTCTCCGCCGATCTGGTGATGCAAAGCTTTTGCCATACCGCGGCCTATCCCAAGCCGGTGGACATCAAGTTGCAGCACGAGTTGCCGGAATTCATTTCCTCGCGTGGCGGCGTTTCCCTGAAACCGGGGGATGGCGTCATCCACTCTTGGCTCAATCGGATGCTACTGCCGGATACGGTGGGTACTGGTGGGGATTCCCATACCCGCTTCCCCATCGGCATCAGTTTCCCCGCGGGCTCCGGCCTGGTGGCCTTCGCCGCTGCCATGGGGGTGATGCCGCTGGACATGCCCGAATCGGTCCTAGTGCGTTTCAAGGGAACGATGCAACCGGGCATCACCCTGCGCGATCTGGTGAATGCCATTCCCTATGCCGCCATTCAGCAGGGCGTGCTCACCGTGGGCAAGCAGGGCAAGAAGAATGTGTTCAATGGCCGTATCCTGGAAATCGAGGGACTGCCGGACCTCAAGGTGGAGCAGGCCTTCGAATTCGCTGATGCTTCCGCCGAGCGTTCCGCCAATGGCTGCACGGTGCGCCTCAACAAAGAACCCGTGATCGAGTTCCTCAACTCCAACATCGTGTTGCTGGAGCATCTCATCGAGCGGGGTTACCAGGACGCACGCACCTTGCAGCGGCGTATCGATGCCATGCGTGCCTGGCTCGACAAACCGGAGCTGCTCGAGCCTGATGCCGATGCCGAGTATGCCTACGTGCTGGAGATCGACCTTGACGAGATCAAGGAGCCCCTGGTGGCCTGTCCCAACGATCCGGACGACATCAAACCCCTCTCTGCCGTGGCGGGCGACAAGATCGACGAGGTCTTTATTGGGAGTTGCATGACCAACATCGGCCACTACCGCGCTGCCGGTCGTGTGCTAGAGGATGCGGGCCTCATTCCTCCCCGCCTGTGGATCGCGCCGCCCACGCGCATGGACGAGGCGCAGCTGCGGGAAGAGGGTGTATACGCGATCTTTGGCCGCGTCGGCGCGCGTACCGAAATGCCTGGCTGCTCTCTGTGCATGGGCAACCAGGCACGGGTGGCGGACAATGCCACCGTGTTCTCCACCAGTACCCGCAACTTCGACAATCGCATGGGCAAGGGCGCGCGCGTCTATTTGGGTTCGGCTGAATTGGCTGCGGTGTGCGCGCGGCTGGGACGCATTCCCAGCGTGGAGGAATATTTGGCGGTGGTGCAGCAGAAAATCGCGCCGCTGGCGGAGAACATCTACCGTTACCTGAATTTCCACCAGATGGAGCAATACCTGAGACCAGGGAAGGTCATCCCGTTGGTGCAGGCATAG
- the trxA gene encoding thioredoxin — MASHSFDVTATNFKQVVLDAPKNVPVLVDFWATWCGPCRVLKPILEKLAEEYQGRFILAKVETDANPELAAQFGIRGVPTVKAFLNGEMVDEFSGALPESQVRAFIDALIPSPGEALRQRAQEVYASGDAAQALKLLGEASKLDPHNEKIRIDTAAIMVDLGEMAEAKRLLSSLSPQTALQPRVQELLARIEFAEKAKDLPDEATLASRITANENDLEARLQLANLYIAQGRYEPALEQLLEIVRRDRHFQDDVGRKTMISVFNLLGGGELVSKYRRLLASALN, encoded by the coding sequence ATGGCAAGCCATTCTTTCGACGTCACCGCTACCAACTTCAAGCAGGTCGTGCTGGATGCGCCGAAGAACGTGCCCGTACTAGTGGATTTTTGGGCCACGTGGTGCGGGCCGTGCCGCGTGCTCAAGCCCATTCTGGAAAAGCTCGCAGAGGAATACCAAGGCCGCTTCATCCTGGCCAAGGTGGAGACCGATGCCAACCCGGAGCTCGCCGCCCAGTTCGGCATACGCGGCGTGCCCACGGTGAAAGCCTTCTTGAACGGCGAAATGGTCGATGAGTTTTCAGGGGCGCTGCCCGAGTCCCAGGTGCGTGCCTTCATCGATGCCCTGATTCCCTCGCCGGGCGAGGCACTGCGCCAGCGGGCGCAGGAGGTCTATGCCAGCGGCGATGCGGCGCAAGCGCTCAAGCTTCTGGGAGAGGCCTCCAAGCTCGACCCCCACAACGAAAAGATCCGCATCGACACCGCCGCCATCATGGTGGACCTGGGCGAGATGGCGGAAGCCAAGCGCCTGCTTTCCAGCCTGTCCCCCCAGACGGCGCTTCAGCCGCGGGTGCAGGAGCTCCTCGCACGCATCGAGTTCGCCGAGAAGGCCAAGGATCTGCCGGACGAGGCAACCCTCGCGTCGCGCATCACGGCCAATGAGAACGATCTGGAAGCACGCTTGCAACTCGCCAATCTCTACATCGCCCAGGGGCGCTACGAACCCGCGCTGGAACAGCTGCTGGAAATCGTCCGTCGCGACCGCCACTTCCAGGATGACGTCGGTCGCAAGACCATGATCTCGGTTTTCAATCTTCTGGGGGGCGGAGAGCTGGTGTCCAAGTACCGGCGGCTATTGGCGAGCGCCCTCAACTGA
- a CDS encoding alpha-amylase/4-alpha-glucanotransferase domain-containing protein gives MTETVALLFGVHAHQPVGNFPQVLEDAHRRCYRPFLHTLHRFPEFRFAAHFSGWLLDYLLEKFPEDMRLLQEMVARGQVELFGAGETEPVLAVIPASDRVGQIRTLSDKLERRFGARPRGAWLTERVWEATVVPALADAGIEYVTVDDYHFLCTGRRLDELTGYFTTEEDGRRLDLFPISEALRYRLPFAPAQEAVRYIEGLVQGGNVQPAAIYFDDIEKFGIWPETYEWVYERGWLTDFIQGVLASPVIRPMRFDEYRNSQRTRGVIYVPTTSYSEMNEWTLPAEAASRYAELVERAKREGRFEGDKPFLRGGIWKNFFSRYPESNWMHKRMLELSRRLHALPGRHEPMRHLLYQAQANDAYWHGLFGGLYLPHLRRAVYHAIVRLEALLDQAAPRPSPEVKDLDLDGVDELFLHNTTLQAVVKLDQSASVCELDAYVLGHNFGDTLARQVEHYYRKVRAGNSVHAPHVGEGIASAHDRVSFKHEIHAEDLRPDAHPRTSFRDSWCGETEPQPLVYRQAKGGGPVFEAVDGFIQVRKTYALSDNRLEVEYVFGGAPRGTFTTELNLAMPSCDGPAGRYLLAGHIPGGFGEPLLEQTLEEIELVDDVLGGSLVLRVTRPARLEARPHHTVSQSEAGFEKIMQAVTLRLAWPVASAGERLVVSLEVRRQGQVSAT, from the coding sequence ATGACCGAGACCGTCGCCCTGCTGTTCGGTGTCCACGCCCATCAACCGGTCGGTAATTTCCCCCAGGTGCTGGAGGATGCGCACCGCCGCTGCTACCGACCCTTCCTCCACACGCTCCACCGTTTTCCGGAATTCCGTTTCGCCGCGCACTTCTCTGGCTGGCTGCTCGACTATCTGCTGGAAAAATTTCCGGAAGACATGCGGCTGTTACAGGAAATGGTGGCGCGCGGTCAGGTGGAGCTGTTCGGGGCAGGCGAGACGGAGCCTGTGCTGGCGGTGATTCCGGCGTCAGACCGCGTGGGCCAGATTCGCACCCTGTCCGACAAGCTGGAACGGCGCTTTGGTGCCAGACCGCGCGGCGCCTGGCTCACGGAACGGGTTTGGGAGGCCACCGTGGTGCCGGCGCTGGCGGACGCCGGCATCGAATATGTCACCGTCGACGATTACCACTTCCTGTGCACCGGGCGCCGACTCGACGAGCTCACGGGCTATTTCACCACCGAGGAGGATGGGCGGCGGCTCGACCTGTTTCCCATTTCCGAGGCGCTGCGCTATCGCCTGCCTTTCGCGCCGGCGCAGGAGGCCGTGCGCTACATCGAGGGGCTGGTGCAGGGCGGGAACGTGCAACCGGCCGCCATCTATTTCGATGACATCGAAAAATTCGGCATCTGGCCGGAAACCTACGAGTGGGTGTATGAGCGCGGCTGGCTCACCGACTTCATCCAGGGCGTGCTCGCCTCTCCAGTCATCAGGCCGATGCGCTTCGACGAATACCGAAACAGCCAGCGCACGCGCGGTGTGATCTATGTGCCTACCACTTCCTACAGCGAGATGAACGAATGGACGCTGCCTGCCGAGGCAGCCAGTCGCTACGCCGAGCTGGTGGAGCGCGCCAAAAGGGAGGGACGTTTCGAGGGCGACAAGCCTTTTCTGCGTGGGGGTATCTGGAAAAATTTCTTCAGCCGCTATCCGGAGTCAAACTGGATGCACAAGCGCATGCTGGAGTTGTCGCGCCGTTTGCACGCGCTGCCGGGTCGGCACGAGCCAATGCGTCATCTGCTCTACCAGGCGCAAGCCAACGACGCCTATTGGCATGGCCTGTTTGGTGGCCTCTACTTGCCCCATTTGCGGCGTGCGGTGTATCACGCCATCGTGCGGCTGGAGGCGCTGCTCGATCAGGCGGCGCCGCGTCCCTCGCCCGAGGTGAAAGACCTTGACCTGGACGGCGTGGATGAGCTCTTCCTCCACAACACCACCCTGCAGGCGGTGGTGAAGTTGGATCAAAGCGCCAGTGTGTGCGAGCTGGATGCCTATGTGCTCGGGCACAATTTCGGCGACACGCTGGCGCGGCAGGTGGAGCATTACTATCGCAAGGTGCGAGCCGGGAACAGCGTGCATGCGCCGCACGTGGGCGAGGGCATTGCCTCGGCTCACGACCGAGTGAGCTTCAAGCATGAGATCCATGCCGAGGATCTCAGGCCGGATGCGCATCCGCGTACCTCGTTTCGCGATAGCTGGTGCGGCGAGACCGAGCCGCAGCCCCTGGTCTACCGGCAAGCAAAGGGCGGTGGCCCGGTGTTCGAGGCCGTTGATGGATTCATCCAAGTGCGCAAAACCTATGCCCTGAGTGACAACCGCCTGGAGGTGGAATATGTCTTTGGCGGCGCCCCGCGAGGGACCTTTACCACCGAGCTCAATCTCGCCATGCCCAGCTGCGACGGCCCGGCGGGGCGCTACCTACTGGCCGGGCACATTCCCGGCGGCTTCGGCGAGCCGCTGCTGGAACAAACGCTTGAGGAAATCGAACTGGTGGATGACGTGCTGGGAGGCAGCCTGGTGCTGCGTGTCACGCGGCCGGCACGGCTCGAAGCCCGGCCTCACCATACGGTGTCCCAAAGCGAAGCGGGCTTCGAGAAGATCATGCAGGCGGTGACCCTGCGTCTTGCCTGGCCGGTTGCTTCGGCGGGGGAGCGGCTGGTCGTCTCCCTCGAGGTGCGGCGCCAGGGACAGGTGTCGGCCACATGA
- the purB gene encoding adenylosuccinate lyase — protein sequence MELSALTALSPLDGRYASRMGGLRALFSEFGLMKHRVRVEIEWLKALAAEPALTEVPPFSPATIAELDLLATNFSEADAQAVKDIEAITNHDVKAIEYFLKQRLAGNPEVMRVAEFIHFACTSEDINNLAHGLMLKAGRDQVLLPALDRLLEKLGELAHAWADFPMLAHTHGQPASPTTVGKEFANVVYRLRAARDRLVAVAVLGKMNGAVGNYNAHLAAYPDFNWENFARRFVEKLGLQFNPYTIQIEPHDYMAELFDALARVDTILIDLDRDVWGYIALGYFRQKVKAGEVGSSTMPHKVNPIDFENSEGNLGVANALLRHLAEKLPVSRWQRDLTDSTVLRNMGVALGYALLGFESCLRGLNKLEVNPQRLDEDLDANWEVLAEPIQTVMRRYGVPNPYEQLKELTRGKHGITRETLAAFIRQLPIPEPEKARLLALEPRAYTGLAAVLARRI from the coding sequence ATGGAACTGTCTGCTCTCACTGCTCTTTCTCCCCTCGATGGCCGCTATGCTTCGCGCATGGGGGGCCTGCGCGCCTTGTTCTCTGAATTCGGGCTGATGAAGCACCGGGTGCGGGTGGAAATCGAGTGGCTCAAGGCGTTGGCGGCCGAACCTGCGCTTACCGAAGTGCCCCCCTTTTCGCCGGCCACGATCGCCGAGCTTGATTTACTGGCGACCAACTTCAGTGAGGCGGATGCGCAAGCGGTGAAGGATATCGAGGCCATCACCAACCACGACGTCAAGGCCATCGAATATTTCCTGAAACAGCGGCTCGCCGGTAATCCGGAGGTCATGCGGGTAGCGGAATTTATCCACTTCGCCTGCACCTCCGAAGACATCAACAATCTCGCCCATGGGCTCATGCTGAAGGCCGGGCGCGACCAAGTGCTATTGCCGGCCCTCGACCGGCTCCTGGAGAAACTTGGCGAGCTGGCTCATGCCTGGGCCGATTTCCCGATGCTGGCCCATACCCACGGCCAACCCGCGTCACCCACCACGGTGGGTAAGGAGTTCGCCAATGTGGTCTACCGGCTGCGGGCCGCCCGTGACCGCCTAGTGGCGGTAGCAGTGCTCGGCAAGATGAACGGGGCGGTGGGCAATTACAACGCCCACCTAGCCGCGTATCCAGATTTCAACTGGGAAAACTTCGCGCGCCGCTTCGTGGAGAAACTGGGCCTACAGTTCAACCCCTACACCATCCAGATCGAGCCCCATGATTACATGGCGGAGCTATTCGATGCGCTGGCGCGGGTCGATACCATCCTGATCGACCTCGACCGTGACGTATGGGGCTACATTGCCCTGGGCTATTTCCGTCAGAAGGTGAAGGCCGGCGAGGTGGGCTCCAGCACCATGCCCCACAAGGTCAACCCCATCGATTTCGAAAACTCCGAAGGCAACCTCGGCGTGGCCAATGCGCTATTGCGCCATCTCGCGGAGAAGCTCCCCGTGTCGCGCTGGCAGCGGGATCTCACGGACTCCACCGTGCTGCGCAACATGGGCGTGGCGCTGGGCTATGCCCTACTGGGTTTCGAGTCCTGTCTGCGCGGCCTGAACAAGCTGGAAGTCAACCCGCAGCGCCTCGATGAGGATCTCGATGCCAACTGGGAGGTACTGGCCGAGCCCATCCAGACCGTGATGCGCCGCTATGGCGTGCCCAATCCTTACGAGCAGCTCAAGGAGCTGACGCGGGGCAAACATGGCATCACCCGCGAGACACTGGCCGCCTTCATTCGGCAACTGCCCATCCCCGAGCCGGAAAAGGCACGTCTGCTGGCCCTCGAGCCGCGCGCCTACACCGGCCTGGCCGCCGTGCTCGCGCGCCGTATCTGA
- a CDS encoding uracil-DNA glycosylase family protein encodes MCPLDRLLAEIRACRVCERALPLGPKPVLRVSQTARLLIVGQAPGRRVHESGIPWNDPSGDRLRAWLGMDRERFYDSRHIAIVPAGLCYPGSGPRGDAPPRPECAPLWHPRLLAFMPHIRLTLLVGQYAQAYYLGARRKATLRETVAACHEYLPAYFPLPHPSPRNQLWLKQNPWFAAHVLPLLRERVAAVLG; translated from the coding sequence ATGTGCCCGCTCGACCGACTCCTCGCCGAAATCCGTGCCTGCCGCGTGTGTGAGCGCGCTCTGCCGCTGGGTCCGAAGCCGGTGTTGCGGGTGTCGCAGACGGCGCGGTTGTTGATCGTGGGCCAGGCGCCGGGGCGGCGGGTGCATGAGAGTGGCATTCCATGGAATGATCCTTCCGGCGATCGGCTGCGCGCGTGGCTGGGTATGGACCGCGAGCGCTTTTATGATAGCCGCCACATCGCCATCGTGCCGGCGGGTTTGTGCTATCCCGGCAGCGGGCCGCGCGGGGATGCGCCGCCACGACCAGAATGTGCGCCCCTGTGGCATCCGCGCCTGCTTGCCTTCATGCCGCACATCCGGCTCACGTTGCTGGTGGGACAGTATGCCCAGGCCTATTATCTCGGCGCGCGGCGCAAGGCGACGCTGCGTGAGACGGTAGCAGCCTGTCACGAGTATTTGCCGGCCTATTTCCCGTTGCCCCATCCCAGTCCGCGCAACCAACTCTGGCTCAAGCAAAATCCCTGGTTCGCGGCGCATGTGCTGCCCCTTTTGCGGGAGCGGGTCGCTGCGGTGCTGGGGTGA
- a CDS encoding GAF domain-containing protein, with protein sequence MMGDAEVRLLRLKDLSRVLDTTSGLQDSLQRMAMMAARILNAQRCSIMLLDEHEERDVRLRVFASHGELPEAAFHETTRAGEGVAGHVLARGTPLLVEDIARSEFVNVARRLTEGGRSLISAPIVIDGQIIGVINVSDPQAPRPFNLDDLNLLEVVALFIGKSIQVVQLQGVLNSRFAQMALVREAEAQVGSAVAALGANPNQLAKMLAKSFFKEMIRAGFTASQIIHAASEIITQLNAHLGRLKRLHKERGLK encoded by the coding sequence ATGATGGGCGATGCCGAAGTCAGGTTGCTGCGGCTAAAGGACTTGAGCCGCGTGCTGGATACCACCAGCGGGCTGCAGGACAGCCTGCAACGAATGGCGATGATGGCGGCGCGCATTCTCAATGCGCAGCGCTGTTCCATCATGCTCCTGGACGAACACGAGGAACGGGACGTGCGCCTGCGTGTGTTCGCCAGTCACGGTGAACTGCCGGAAGCGGCCTTCCATGAGACCACACGCGCCGGGGAAGGCGTCGCCGGCCACGTCCTGGCGCGTGGCACACCGCTTTTGGTGGAGGACATTGCCCGCTCCGAGTTCGTTAATGTGGCACGTCGTCTCACCGAAGGGGGACGCAGTCTGATCAGCGCGCCCATCGTCATCGACGGACAGATCATTGGGGTGATCAACGTCAGCGACCCACAGGCTCCGCGCCCGTTCAATCTGGACGATCTCAACCTGCTGGAAGTGGTGGCCCTGTTCATCGGCAAATCCATCCAGGTCGTGCAGCTGCAGGGCGTGCTCAATTCCCGTTTCGCCCAGATGGCGCTGGTGCGGGAAGCAGAGGCCCAGGTGGGCAGCGCGGTGGCTGCGCTGGGCGCGAACCCCAATCAGCTCGCCAAAATGCTGGCCAAGTCCTTCTTCAAGGAAATGATTCGCGCGGGTTTCACCGCCAGCCAGATCATCCATGCGGCATCCGAGATCATCACCCAGCTCAATGCGCATTTAGGGCGCCTTAAGCGCCTGCATAAGGAGCGCGGCCTGAAGTAG